One window of Mesorhizobium sp. PAMC28654 genomic DNA carries:
- a CDS encoding ribokinase codes for MIIVVGSINLDLIANVDRLPGRGETVGGSGFTTAPGGKGANQALAAARAGATVRMVGAVGKDSFANEALALLRDGKIDLSGVGETFASTGTALIMVGNDGENMIAVVPGANDSVVAGDLSKAFLKKGDVVLLQHEIPLQTVDAALDAARAAGAITVLNTAPFRGEAAAFLGKADYVVANETEFDLYVEALSLSGRDRTARMRDFAGKTGRTIVVTLGGDGVMAATPADVLAVPAMKITPVDTVGAGDTFCGYFAAGLSCGLPLEQALARAGAAGSLACLKPGAQPAIPLAKDVDAALQKSKS; via the coding sequence TTGATTATCGTTGTCGGCTCGATCAACCTCGACCTTATCGCCAATGTCGACCGGCTCCCCGGCCGTGGGGAAACCGTCGGCGGCTCCGGCTTTACCACCGCACCCGGCGGCAAGGGCGCCAATCAGGCGCTGGCCGCGGCACGCGCCGGTGCCACGGTGCGGATGGTGGGCGCGGTCGGCAAGGACAGCTTCGCCAACGAAGCGCTGGCACTGCTGCGTGATGGCAAGATCGACCTGTCCGGCGTCGGTGAGACCTTTGCCTCGACCGGCACGGCGTTGATCATGGTTGGCAACGACGGCGAGAACATGATCGCCGTCGTGCCTGGCGCCAACGATTCGGTTGTTGCGGGCGACCTTTCCAAGGCTTTCCTGAAGAAGGGCGACGTCGTGCTGCTGCAGCACGAGATTCCCTTGCAGACAGTCGACGCTGCTTTGGACGCGGCAAGGGCGGCGGGCGCGATCACGGTGCTCAACACAGCACCTTTCCGCGGCGAGGCAGCCGCCTTCCTCGGCAAGGCCGACTATGTGGTCGCCAACGAAACCGAGTTCGACCTCTATGTCGAGGCGCTGTCCTTGAGCGGCCGCGACCGCACGGCGCGAATGCGTGACTTTGCCGGCAAAACCGGTCGCACCATCGTCGTCACGCTCGGCGGCGACGGCGTGATGGCGGCGACGCCAGCCGATGTCCTTGCGGTACCGGCCATGAAGATCACCCCGGTCGATACGGTGGGCGCGGGCGATACGTTTTGCGGTTATTTCGCCGCCGGCCTGTCCTGCGGCCTGCCGCTGGAGCAGGCGCTTGCCCGCGCCGGAGCCGCCGGTTCGCTCGCCTGCCTGAAACCGGGCGCCCAGCCCGCGATTCCCCTCGCCAAGGACGTCGACGCGGCGTTGCAGAAATCCAAAAGCTGA
- a CDS encoding amidase, with translation MRPQTKHDVPPAGAICRLSAVELADRIKRKDLSVREVVTAFLDRIEAVNPHVNAIVSLRDRGDILDEAGRADAHLAQAGTAGALFGLPIAIKDLASTTGLRTSFGSPIFADFVPQEDDFFVERIRNAGAIIIGKTNVPEFGLGSNTYNNVFGPTLNAFDPALTAGGSSGGAAVALALDMIPVADGSDFGGSLRNPAAWNNVYGFRPSQGLVPGGPDFEVFHAQMGVEGPMGRNVADMALLLDVQAGYHPHAPLSYEKQGSFLEGLATPVTGGRIAWFGDLGGHLPIEPGILNLCETALGRFAEASFVTEPLLPDFDFEALWQAFVTLRQASSGCALKTHYDDPDKRGLLKPEAIWEVENAMRLTAPRIRAASVIRTSWHRTLLSIFDRFDLIALPTAQVFPFDVGTHWPRAVAGRTMDSYHRWMQVSAYATLGGCPAVNVPVGFDDRGRPMGMQLIGRPRGDLAVLRAAAAYEVTLPWQAGA, from the coding sequence ATGCGTCCCCAGACAAAACATGACGTGCCGCCCGCCGGCGCCATCTGCCGCCTGTCCGCAGTGGAACTTGCCGACAGGATCAAGCGAAAGGACCTTTCCGTTCGCGAGGTCGTGACGGCATTTCTTGATCGGATCGAAGCGGTGAACCCGCACGTAAACGCCATCGTGTCGCTGCGCGACCGCGGTGACATCCTGGACGAGGCCGGCAGGGCTGACGCCCATCTGGCGCAAGCGGGCACTGCGGGCGCGCTGTTCGGCCTGCCGATCGCCATCAAGGACCTTGCCTCGACCACGGGCCTCAGGACCTCCTTCGGTTCGCCGATCTTCGCCGATTTCGTGCCGCAGGAAGACGATTTCTTCGTCGAGCGTATTCGCAACGCCGGAGCCATCATCATCGGCAAGACCAACGTCCCCGAATTCGGCCTGGGCTCCAACACCTACAACAACGTGTTTGGGCCGACGCTCAACGCCTTTGACCCTGCTTTGACCGCCGGCGGCTCGAGCGGCGGTGCCGCGGTGGCGCTGGCGCTCGACATGATACCGGTCGCCGATGGCAGCGACTTTGGCGGCTCGCTGCGCAACCCGGCGGCCTGGAACAATGTCTACGGCTTCCGCCCGTCGCAGGGGCTTGTGCCCGGCGGGCCGGACTTCGAGGTCTTCCATGCCCAGATGGGCGTCGAGGGGCCGATGGGCCGCAACGTCGCCGACATGGCGCTGCTGCTCGACGTGCAGGCCGGATATCATCCGCACGCACCCTTGTCCTATGAGAAGCAGGGCTCGTTCCTCGAAGGCCTCGCAACGCCAGTGACTGGCGGCCGCATCGCCTGGTTTGGCGATCTCGGCGGCCATCTGCCGATCGAGCCCGGCATTCTCAATCTGTGCGAGACTGCTCTCGGGCGGTTCGCGGAGGCATCTTTCGTGACGGAGCCGTTGCTGCCGGATTTCGATTTCGAGGCTCTGTGGCAGGCCTTTGTGACACTGCGTCAGGCCAGCAGCGGCTGCGCGCTCAAGACCCACTATGACGATCCCGACAAACGTGGCCTGCTGAAGCCGGAAGCCATATGGGAAGTGGAGAACGCGATGCGCCTCACGGCGCCGCGGATCCGCGCGGCCTCGGTCATCCGCACCTCCTGGCATCGAACGCTGCTGTCGATCTTCGACCGCTTCGACCTCATCGCACTGCCGACCGCGCAGGTCTTCCCTTTCGACGTCGGCACCCACTGGCCGCGCGCGGTCGCCGGACGAACGATGGACAGCTACCACCGCTGGATGCAGGTTTCCGCATATGCCACGCTGGGCGGCTGTCCGGCGGTCAACGTTCCCGTCGGCTTCGACGACAGGGGACGGCCAATGGGCATGCAACTGATCGGGCGGCCGCGCGGCGACCTTGCCGTGCTGAGGGCGGCAGCGGCTTATGAGGTGACGCTGCCCTGGCAGGCCGGCGCCTAG
- a CDS encoding IS630 family transposase (programmed frameshift) produces the protein MAKSLSEDLRARVVAAVDGGLSRRAAAARFGVAAASSVRWVREWRETGATCAKPQGGDRRSHRVEAYRDIILAAIERRVDITLVELAELLRQEHGASFATSTIWRFLDRHSMTFKKKTAHASEQERPDVAARRNAWFDAQPDLDPEHLVFIDETGASTKMARLRGRTKRGMRCRSPIPHGHWKTTTFTGALRLTGMTAPMVLDGPMTGEWFVAYVEQVLVPTLRPDDVVILDNLPAHKSAAARVAIEATGARMMFLPPYSPDFNPIENAFSKLKSILRKAAARTVAELWDTISAALPCFTPTECANYFAATGYEPE, from the exons ATGGCGAAATCCTTATCGGAAGATTTGCGGGCTCGGGTGGTCGCAGCGGTTGATGGCGGCCTGTCGCGACGGGCGGCAGCGGCGCGATTTGGCGTGGCGGCGGCAAGCTCGGTGCGTTGGGTCCGGGAATGGCGCGAGACCGGAGCCACCTGCGCAAAGCCGCAGGGCGGCGACAGGCGGTCCCACCGCGTTGAAGCGTATCGCGACATCATCCTGGCGGCGATCGAGAGGCGGGTGGACATCACGCTGGTCGAACTCGCCGAGTTGCTGCGACAGGAGCATGGCGCGTCGTTTGCGACGAGCACGATCTGGCGGTTTCTCGATCGTCACTCCATGACCTTCAA AAAAAAAACGGCGCACGCCAGCGAGCAGGAGCGGCCAGACGTGGCGGCGCGACGAAACGCCTGGTTCGACGCCCAGCCCGATCTTGATCCCGAGCATCTGGTCTTCATCGACGAGACCGGAGCCTCGACAAAGATGGCTCGACTGCGGGGGCGCACGAAGCGCGGGATGCGGTGCCGATCGCCAATCCCGCATGGCCATTGGAAGACGACGACGTTCACCGGCGCCCTGCGCCTCACTGGCATGACCGCGCCAATGGTCCTGGACGGCCCGATGACTGGCGAATGGTTTGTCGCCTATGTCGAGCAGGTTCTCGTGCCGACGCTGCGGCCCGACGATGTCGTGATCCTCGACAACCTGCCGGCGCACAAAAGCGCAGCCGCCCGTGTGGCGATCGAAGCAACCGGCGCAAGGATGATGTTCCTCCCGCCCTATTCCCCCGACTTCAACCCGATCGAGAACGCCTTTTCCAAGCTGAAATCGATTCTACGCAAAGCCGCCGCACGAACCGTCGCGGAATTGTGGGATACCATCAGCGCCGCACTGCCTTGCTTCACACCAACCGAGTGCGCCAACTACTTCGCCGCAACAGGATATGAGCCGGAATGA
- a CDS encoding LysE family translocator, translated as MSLELYATYVLACIVIILVPGPTVTLIIANSIRHGSRAGLANVAGTQAGLAIMIAIVGIGLNTLIAGMGHWFEWVKLIGAAYLVWMGVQMFRSKGTLNADGTARKPRGGFFLQGLLVALSNPKTLVFFGAFFPQFIAPQGNYTLQIVVMGLTAMIFAAMSDSTYALAASRAGRLLSANRIKLMSRISGSFLVGGGLWLAFSRSK; from the coding sequence ATGTCGCTGGAACTCTACGCCACCTATGTCCTTGCTTGCATCGTCATCATCCTGGTGCCCGGCCCGACGGTCACGCTGATCATCGCCAACAGCATCCGCCACGGCTCGCGCGCCGGTCTGGCCAATGTTGCCGGCACGCAAGCTGGGCTCGCCATCATGATTGCCATCGTCGGTATCGGCCTCAACACGCTGATAGCCGGCATGGGCCACTGGTTCGAATGGGTGAAGCTGATCGGCGCCGCCTATCTGGTCTGGATGGGCGTGCAGATGTTCCGTTCCAAGGGCACGCTGAATGCCGATGGAACAGCCAGGAAACCGCGTGGCGGCTTCTTCCTGCAGGGTCTCCTGGTGGCGCTCAGCAATCCCAAGACACTGGTGTTTTTCGGCGCCTTCTTCCCGCAGTTCATCGCGCCACAGGGCAATTATACGCTGCAGATCGTCGTCATGGGCCTGACCGCCATGATCTTCGCCGCCATGTCGGATTCGACCTATGCGCTCGCCGCCAGTCGCGCCGGACGGCTGCTGTCGGCCAACCGCATCAAGCTGATGTCCCGGATCAGCGGCAGCTTCCTGGTCGGCGGTGGCCTGTGGCTGGCGTTTTCGCGCTCGAAGTAA